The genomic interval AAAGGAGGAATTAACTATCATGGGCTGGGGAATGAAGAATCGTTTGTCTCAACTGATTAAACCAAATGGGCGCTGTATGTACTTGCCAATCGACCATGGTTATTTTCAGGGACCCACAACAAAGTTAGAGAAGCCAGGAGAAACCATTAAACCAATTCTAGAATATAGCGACGCCCTTTTCTGTACCAGAGGTGTATTGCGTGCCTGTATAGACCCTCAGCAAAGCAAGCCCATTATTTTAAGGATCTCTGGTGGCACCAGCATGGTGGGCAAAGATCTTGCCAACGAGGAAATCACCACATCAATGGAAGAGGCTCTCCGCCTTAATGTTTCAGGCGTCGGTCTTTCTGTATTTATTGGCAGCGATTATGAGAAGCAAACGTTATTAAATTTGGCAAAAGTTGTTAATGAAGCGGAAAGATACGGCATGCCGGTAATGGCAGTGACTGCGGTTGGAAAAGAGCTGGAAAAACGGGATGCGCGTTATCTTGCGCTGTGTTGCCGCATATGCGCCGAATTGGGTGCAAAGGTTGTAAAAACTTACTGGTGCGAAAATTTTGATAAAGTCACGAGTGGTTGTCCCGTCCCGGTCGTCATGGCAGGAGGCCCAAAGGTAGGTTCTGACCGTGAGGTTTTTGAATTCGTTCATGATGGTATGCAAAAAGGCTCAATAGGTATAAATCTGGGCAGAAACATCTGGCAAAATGAACGCCCTGTTCCCATGATCAAGGCTTTACGGGCCATCGTTCATGAAAATGCCAGCGTGGATGAAGCTGACGCAATATTTAACAAAACCAAATAATAATAAGACATTTTAGGAGTCTGGTATTTTTTATTATCCAGTCGGCAATCGGCAGATTGCCGACTGGATACTGCGCACGGTAGCGCGCAAACCCACCATTTCACAATGTACATCCTGCGTTATAACGACCATAAGAAAAGGGGCATTATATGCGAGTAGCAATGTATTACAACAACAATGACGTCAGAATAGAAGAAATGCCAACTCCACAAATAGGGCCGGGCGAGTTATTGGTAAAAATATTCGCAAGCGGTATATGTGGCAGCGATGTAATGGAATGGTACCGCATTAAAAAGGCGCCTTTGGTTTTGGGTCACGAAATTGCAGGAGAAATAGTCGCCATTGGCGATGCCGTTAAACAATTTAAAGTTGGCGACAGAGTTACCGTTGCACACCATGTTCCATGCAACACCTGCCATTATTGCCTGAATGGACATCATTCCGTGTGCGATACTTTACGCACTACCAATTTTTATCCCGGTGGTTTTGCAGAATTTCTGCGTGTTCCACAAATCAATGTTGATCGCGGAACTTTTATTCTTCCCCAGGAGATGTCTTATGATGAGGGAACCTTTGTAGAACCTTTGGCATGTTCAATTCGCGGACAACGACTGTCCAATTTTAAACCCGGACAAAGTCTGCTCGTTATCGGCAGCGGCATATCGGGATTATTACATATTCAATTGGCGAGAGCGCTTGGCGCAGGCAAAATATTTGCAACGGACATAAACGAATATCGCCTGAAATTTGCAAAAAAAATAGGGGCAGATATCGCAATTAACGCAAAAGAAGATGTGCCTTCCATTATCCGCAAAGATAATAATGGAAGATTGGCAGATTTGGCGATTGTGTGTACAGGAGCAATATCCGCAACAGAACAGGCCTTTCATTCCATAGAAAGGGGAGGGACTATCCTCTTTTTTGCACCAACGGAACCCGGGGTAAAAATCCCTATTGACCTATGGAATCTTTGGCGTAATTGTAATTCTATTGTTATGTCCTATGCTGGCCCTCCTGCTGATATGGCGGTTGCAATTGAATTAATACGGACAGGTAGAATTGCCGTAAATGATCTGATAACTCATAAACTACCGCTAAATGACGCTGCAAAGGGATTTAAACTGGTAGCCGACGCAAAGGAATCCGTGAAAGTAATTATAGCGCCCTAAAAGTAAACCAGTTTAAAATCGATAATCACCAGTAGGCAGTCGTACAAGATTACAGACTGGAGATTGAGTATTGAGTACCTCTGATCGCACCATTAAAAATTTTGGAAAAACGTGCGAAGAAATAACTTTTACGGTACTAAGAAGGGATAATTAATCAATAACCAGACTAATGCGCTTGTGCATTTGAGCAGTTTGCGAGAGACCGGAAACGTTTTCTTTTATATCCTGTTGATCAGGCTGTATGGATAATGACTTTTCCCACATTTTCCGCGCCTTTGCAGGATTATTCGTCACTTTGTAACAATTCCCCAGTAAATTATACAGCGGCACAGCTTCATCCCCGACTTTGTTCTCCGACCAAAGAGAATCAACAAAATCTGTCGCTTCCTTTGTTCTCACATACTCTTCTAAAATGTGAACCGCATCATCATATTTCTGTTGTTTATAATAAAGTCTTCCAAGGTTATAATATGCGTCTAAATATGCTGTATCCAACCGGATTGCCATTACAAAAAATGATTCGGCCTGTTTATCAAAATCCGTTTTTAAGCAACACTCGCCAAGCAGATTATAGGCCTCTGCGTTATTCGTGTCTTCCAGCACCGCTTCCCTGAGATGGTGCATTGCCCGAGGATAATCTTCTTCTCCCTTGTATACAATGCCAAGCAAGTAATGCACCTCGTAATTGGCAATCTCTTTTTTCATAAAATAGAGCAAAATCCCCTTCGCTTTTGAAATTTCATTGCTTTTTATCAGCAGTTTTGAGATATTCACCGCGGCAGAAGTACTATCCGGCTGCAATCTCAATGATTCGGCAAAAAACGCTTTAGCGTCCTCTTCATTACCGTTTTTAGCGCAACATATTCCCATAAGATTATACGTATCCGCATCTTCCGGATTCGCCACTACAACCTCCTTAAAATGCGAAAGAGCCATACTGTATTCTTCCCGGTCCATATACAGAAAAGCAAGGTTATAATGAACGTCTATTAAATCAAAATCAATGTGTAATGCTTGCCTGAAATTTTCAATTGCTTCGGAATAGTTATGGTTTCTTGTGTAATAAATACCGAGAAGATTAAAACCCTCTGCGTAATTGGGGTCTGCATCCACTGCTGCTTTTAGATATTTAAACGCCATACCCCAATCATCTTTTTCTATCAGGTCCTTCGCGCGCGAAACATTTATTTCAAAATCTGTATTGCCATTTAGAGCGCTGCTTTCTTCAACAATAAACATGGTTAGTTTCCTTTAAATTAAGAGATATTCCTGTAAAATACGCAAAATAATTACCTCAAACTGTACCACAGTGCACAATTAATCTGCGTCTTCAACTGCCTCCCTTTTTGCTATAAATTTTTCTTGAAAACGAAAATCCTCTCCAATATGCCTCCATTTTTGCGCAACTTTTACCAACTCATTTTTGGATACTTTTGAAGACTCTCTATTCTGGGATTGGATTTTTTCATAAACTTCTTCCCTGTGAATCTCAATGTCCTTTGGAGCGATAATTCCCAATTTCACCTGTCTTCCCTGAAATTCTAAAACGGTAATTTTTATCTCATCACCTATGGTTATGCTTTCTCCCAACTTCCTTGTTAGTATAAGCATCGCTTCTCCTCTATTGAAAGTGTATAAAAATAACGTACCGTGCAGTAAACGTATATCTCTTTCCCCAAGACCTTTTTGAAGAACAAAGAAAGAAACTGGCTGCAAATAATAGAATACTATTCGTATTAAACTGCCTGTAAGCGTCCGGGCAGAGGCGCATCATAGTAAAGCAATGCGTCTGCATCTCATAATAACATTTATTATGGTTGTGCACCCGAACAACGCAGGGGTATATTCAATTAAGCATTTTTTTGCACAAGCGGATAATGTAATGCGTAATAATCATCTGTTAATACGAATTGCTTCCCCTTGTTGTTTATCATATTTACAAGTATAGGCCCTTTCAGGTTTATGGTTACATTGGAAGCATCATCTCCAATGTTTACTATACAAAATATTTCAACCTTTTCCTTGTTGCCCATCTCCAACGCTGAAACATCATCAATCTTTTTCAATGGGTCATAGTCGGTGAAAAGAGGAACCGGGTTTATGACGGGTAACGCAACAAGGGGGTTATCAACCGAAACCAACCATTCAAAAGGCCGGCAGTCAGGAAAATTAACAAGAATGAACTGTTTAAGCTCTTCGTACCCTACAATGCCGTCTTCAAACCTGATAATATCTTCTTTGTTATAACCTAACTCACCCAACTTTTCCGTTTTTAATGTCTCCATTTTCTTCTGCTCCATTTTTGTTTTTACCTCCTATAAAAAATAAGGTTAAAGAGATTTATATGCTACGTGGCGGTTAATTAAGCAAACACAATACCATTTGTAAACAAGTAAAATCAATAACCACACAAAGCCGCTTATGTAATTGTGAGAATAGGAGTTATAAAACTTTAAAATAACGATAGGCTCTGTAGCAACAAGGGATGAGATTTTTTACTTTGGAGAGAGTACGGGCAATAACGTTGAAATTATTTACCCATGATGTTGATAATTTAGACAATCTATCCGCCAATAAAATCTAGCAATGACGGCTGAATAATCCTGGCGCCGGTCTGCAGTGCTGCTTGCAGCACATTTTCCTGATTTTTTAATTCTGTGATTAAGGATGCTAAATCAGCATCTTCGGTATAAGAGATTAATTCTTTCAGCGCTATTTTCGAGTTTTCGACTCTATTTTCCGTTATTGCCAATCTATCGACTTTTGCGCCAAACTTTGTAATCTCTGTCAGTACGTTATTATTTGCCGTTTCAAAATTTTTCTTCTGTGATAAAAAAGCGTCTGTATCAAAATCGCTTTTTTTCAATTCGTCGCGTAAATTTATAAGATTTGCAAATATGCCGTTTTCCATAAACAGCTTTCCGCCAGGCTGGTTCACTTGTATAAATGTATTGCTCCCTATCTGATATTGTATTGTTTCATTATTGCCATCATACTTTACGCCTGTTATCTCACCGCCTGAATCTCTTGTCGCTCTGAAGGGGGCAGTTAAGGTTTTTGTTCCCGAGAAAAGATACCGTCCGTTGCTATCCGTTATGTTTGAGAATTGAATAATTGTCTCCATTAACTCATCAATCTCGCTTGCAATAATTCCCCTTTCACTATCCCCAAGCGTACCATCCGCCGCCTGCACCGTTTTGGTCTGAATCTTCACCATAATGTCCTGTATGTTTTCCAATGCATCGAAGATGAAGTTTATTTTATCTCTCGCATGTTTAATAGCGTCTAAATATTGCTGTAATTCATTTTCCCCGGATTTAAATCCAAGTAATTTTCTCGTGCTTACAGGATCATCTGATGCGCGGTTTATCTGCTTACCGCTGGAAAGCTTTTCCTGTATCTCCTGCATTTTCTTGTAATTTAGCTGGATGTTAGAAAGCGTCGTATTACTTAAACTCGCCTGCGTAACTCTAAAAGACATGGCGTCATCCTCCACAACTCATTAAAATTATTCTACCGGTGTCCCGCATTTCACTTTAGTACGAAAGACCACTCAACCCGCCGTTACAATGAATTTAATAAGGTATTTATTAATCTGTCAACGGTTGATATATATTTTGCCGACGCCTGATACGCCTGTTGAAATCGTATCAGGGTAACCAGTTCTTCATCAATATTTACCCCGGAAACCTCTTCTCTTCTGTTCTGAAGACTCCCCTCCAATGCCGTATACTTCTCCTCAGACTTATATGCACTATTCGCCTCTTCTCCTAATGCCGCGGCAATTTGATGTAAATAATCAGATAAGGTAGTATTTCCAACAATACTGTTATCATTTTGTAATGCGGATAAACGCAAGGCATTTGTATTATCCCCTGATTCACCTATAGATGTTGCAATTAGTGTTACATCCTCCCGTATCCTTTTTTCAATATTAATATCCGAAGCATCTTTACCGCTAAAAAAAGTATTAATTCCCAAAGCAGCAAGCAAGTCAGTTTCATCAGAATCATTTATAACATCTATATCAAATGTATCTCCTGTATTAATATCACCTGCCGAAAACGAGACAGAAACACCATTTGCAACCGCAAGGGTATTGCCAGGAGTATATCCTTCACCTACATCAAGTGTAGCAATAAGATTTGAACCGCTATCCCTGACTTCAACCTGAAGACCTGACGTAGTCCCTATTGTGCCGCCTGCCCCTAAAGCTGTGAATGTATATACATCATTTGTACTTCCATTGTATATACCCGAAATTGAAGGCGTTGTTGTTCCTGTAATTCCAGTGGTTTGAGGATTCGGGTCCAATGCATAAGAAAAATTAAATTTATACCCGGAGTCTGCGGTAATCTGCAATTTGCCGTCTGAAATAGCAGAGGAAAGATTTGTTATCCCATCAATATCAGCGCTTAATTTTGTAAGCGAATCATTTGCTACATCCACCGTAATTTTGTTTTTGACCTCTTCCCCTGTACTCGTATTTATTACCGTAACATATATATCTCCGCTCGATGGTGCAAAAGGCAGCCCCAGACCCGCAGTATTCAATGCCTTAGTTGCGTCCGTCACCTTATTTGTCCCAAGTACCGTTGTAAACCCGCCGTCTGTGCCTACGCCTTCACTATGAATCGCATTAAATTTCTTTATAAGCGCGGTTGCAAAGGTATCCAGTTTAGCATCGTATGCAGGCAACGTGTTGTTATACATCTCCAACAAACCGCTCAATTCACCGCCAGTAGGTTTGTGTTTCGAACTTCCATAGCTGGTAATATTGAGCTTGCCACTTGAATCTACGCTGGATTCAAGGGTTAACGCATTTGAACCACTCACCAGGACTCCACCTGCAATCATCACATCTATCATGCCGTTCTTCTGCGTCCTTGTTGTGACGTCCAAAAACTTGCTGATTTCGCCGAGGAGCGTCTCTCTTTTGTCCAACAGGTCATTCGGCTCCCCGCCTGTTGTTTGCAGCGAGTGGATTTCCTTATTAAGGTCAACGATATCTTTCGCCAGCCCGTTTACTTCATTAAGTTTGGATTCCACGGATTGTTTGACAAATTCCTTCATCATGCCCAGCTCGTCAACTATTGCACGTATGGATTCGGTCATGGTAATCGCCTTTTCCACAAGCACAGAGCGTGAACTGGTACTCTCGTCCTGCGAAAGGTCGTTCACAAATTTAAAGAAGCTTGTCAAGGAATTGCTTATACTGGCATCGCTTAATTCGTTAAATACCGTTTCAAGTTCTCTCAATTGCTGACTTTTTATAGAGGAGGCGCCAAGCGATGAAGTGACAAACCTGATCCGGCTATTAAGGTAGTCATCCTTCTGCCGCATTATTTTCACCAGGTCAACGCCCTGCCCGATAGAACCGATAGTCGTCTGCAAGGGTAGTCTTGTTGCAAGACTGACCGTTTGTTTCGTATATCCTTTTGTATTTGCATTCGATATGTTATGTGCGGAAACCATCATTGCACGCTGCGCCGCAAGAACTCCGCTCATACCAATTTGTATATCTGACGAGGCCATAACCTATTCCCTCTAAATTTTAGTGTCAACCAAAACCCTTGATACTTCTTTTTCCTTCATTTTCCCTGTATTCTTATATACGGAGTGCTTAAAGACAGGCGGACAAAATATATCAATAATATCCTCTGTAATTTCAAGCGAATGATGGGTAAGAGCCGTATTCATCTCATTTAGCCTTTGTAATTCCACCATTGACTTTGTTAATCTGTCAACCAGTGTTCTCCAGGTATTGCCATGAAGTTCTTCCCCTTTATCCATCATTTTACTCATGGATATTTCCCTTACCTTTAAACCTTGTTTTTCGCAATACCGGCGTATTATCCTTTGGCGTTTTTCCTCAAGAAGTTGCGCCAGTTCCGCCTTGTTTCTCTCTGCGTAGATAAGCGTTTCCAGCTCTTCAATATTACAGGATATAAGACAGGCGTGCTTTGTCTTTGCAATTTCTACTAATTCACCGTAAACAACCGACAATCTTTCCAGCGTGCCGGTTAGTTCCGTAAGCAAGGCGTCTATAACGTTGTTCTCTTTAATTCTCATTGTCTTTACCCTTTAAAATTAACAGAAGCCATTTCTTTATTTATTCCCACATCTTCACCGTTTCCTTTTTTACTCCATTTTTCCGGTAAAGATGGCACATTTTTACCGAACGCTTCCGTCACGACATTTTTAGGTTTTAATTGATTGTATATAACAGGCGCAACTCCAAAGCCGCCTTTTGCCGCTAAATCTTCAGCAAGGGCATTCTGCATTATTTCCGTATAACCTTGCATACCCCCCCCACCGTCAAACAAACCACCCTTTGGTATCGTTTTCCACATTGCTTTTACCACAAAATTCAATAAAACAGCCTCGAAATCCTGCGCTATCTTCCGGAGAGACGCATCATCATTGGTAATTTTCTTTTGACCGGCAAGACTATTTAAGTTACTAATGCTGCTTGAATGAACAGGGTCAATTTGCAAAAACGGGTTGATGTCTAAACTTGTTTCCATTTAATACGTTCCTAACTTTAACAGGTTACAAACCGGACACGAACATACAAGCTTGTCCGCTTTTTGGAGCACACTATTTTCCAGAAAACTGTGAAGGCTTTTTCAATCTGTCTATAGCAAAGAGCAAAGGTAATACCATAATCGCCCATTTTGTGAAACACTGTATATACGGTGCTTATCTATCTGACTTTTATTAAATAACTTATACAATTATTTGGTTTTTAATATTTCACAAATCATTCATTTTTTTAAAAACAAAAGGGGGAAACGTTTCCTATTTAATGAGAAAATTATTCCTGTAGCATCTATCGGCAGTTCATATATTAAACCTTACGGCAAAAGGATGTATTAAAAACAACCGGTAAAAATAATCATAGTGGGGGCGAAGCATTTGCCAGTTTGGGTATTAACACATTTATGACAATTTATAGCAAATGCTTCGCCCCCACTTTATTTTATGCATGGTAATACTTATAAAAATTCATATACTATGAACGTAATAATCGCCAGGTACTTTTTTATACACGCTATTTTGAAAGGACAATCTGCCAATGGATGATCGTTTTCCAACGAATGGAAATGGAGTGGAAAGTCAATCCACTTTAAAAATCCGGTTAGAAAACCTATTGGAAAAGGAAGCAATGATACACAATGCATTTTCCTCAAGCAGAACGGAACTGTTTGTGGGCAGGCAAAGATATTTTGACCGGCTGGATGAACACATACACGGGGATACTCCCCCACTCATTGTAACCGGCAAACCGGGGATGGGGAAATCAGCGCTTCTTGCAAATTGGAGAAAACGCTATATCTCCTTAAATCCTGCCAACAAAACCATAATACATTTCATCGGCATTTCACCCCGCACAAGCAGTTTAGCATCTATGCAGCTACGCATTATCCATGAATTAACCTATGGATTTAACCTTCCTCCGGATATTCCCACTAATCAGAACGACCTCAACGTCGCATTTGTCAATGCCCTTTTCATGTCCGCTGCAAAAGGCAAAGCGGTTATTATTCTGGACGGTATCGAACGATTGGAGGGAAGAGACCCCGCACAAGTCTTATCATGGCTCCCAATTGAAGTGCCTGCGAACATACGGTTTATTTTGTCCGTATCGCCCGGAACCGTATTTGATGTTGTTGCAAAACGTAACTGGCCTGTTCTTGAAGTAGCACCTCTTGAAGTTGTTGAGCGAAAACAATGTATTCACGCATATCTCCAGAATACTCATTCAACAGCATTAAGCGAAAACCATATAAATACAATCGTCCATGCCGTCCAAACATCCAACCCGCTCTACCTTGATATACTCATGGGGGAATTATGTATTGACGACGCCCCCTCCATTGCCGGACAAAAAATAAGCCGGTATCTCTCCGCACAAAATATTGAGGAACTCATTCTCAGGGTTATTGAACGATACGAACTCGATGATACACTGAACGGCGCTGATGCGTCATTTTTCCGGAATATCATGTCATTGTTGTTAAGCGCAGGAAACGGACTCATGGAAAATGAAATAAACGAACTGCTCCGTGGGGAAACACCGTCACCGCAAAATACGCCATTAAAAACCTTGCTACCAAATATGAAACATATCCTGATACAACATTCAAATCTCATTCTTTATAAACACAATGCCTTTCATGATGCGATAAAAAGCAGGTATCTCTCAGAAGAAGATGAGAAAAGGCGGTTTCATTTACGTCTTGCAGATTATTTCGGGAAAAACTATTCGAGTCAGCGCGCAATTGAAGAATTTCCGTGGCAACTGACTCAGGCAAGGTCATGGAATCAGTTATTCGGACTTCTCTCTGATATATCCTTTTTCAATGTCTTGTATGAAACAAGCGCTTATGCGGCAACGTATTATTGGTCGCAATTGGAAGAAAACTCTCAAATGCGCATTCCATACGCATATTGCACCATTTTAGAGTCCCCGGAGAATTATATTGACCGCATTAAAAACCTTTCCTTTTTTTTAAAGGAGAAAAACCTCCTTACAGAGGCATTGAAGATGTTTGAACATCTTGTCTGTTATTATGAACAAAACAAGGACTACGAAAATCTGCCCGTAGCCGTCGGAATACTTGCAGAT from Candidatus Kuenenia stuttgartiensis carries:
- a CDS encoding rod-binding protein, with protein sequence METSLDINPFLQIDPVHSSSISNLNSLAGQKKITNDDASLRKIAQDFEAVLLNFVVKAMWKTIPKGGLFDGGGGMQGYTEIMQNALAEDLAAKGGFGVAPVIYNQLKPKNVVTEAFGKNVPSLPEKWSKKGNGEDVGINKEMASVNFKG
- a CDS encoding tetratricopeptide repeat protein, which produces MDDRFPTNGNGVESQSTLKIRLENLLEKEAMIHNAFSSSRTELFVGRQRYFDRLDEHIHGDTPPLIVTGKPGMGKSALLANWRKRYISLNPANKTIIHFIGISPRTSSLASMQLRIIHELTYGFNLPPDIPTNQNDLNVAFVNALFMSAAKGKAVIILDGIERLEGRDPAQVLSWLPIEVPANIRFILSVSPGTVFDVVAKRNWPVLEVAPLEVVERKQCIHAYLQNTHSTALSENHINTIVHAVQTSNPLYLDILMGELCIDDAPSIAGQKISRYLSAQNIEELILRVIERYELDDTLNGADASFFRNIMSLLLSAGNGLMENEINELLRGETPSPQNTPLKTLLPNMKHILIQHSNLILYKHNAFHDAIKSRYLSEEDEKRRFHLRLADYFGKNYSSQRAIEEFPWQLTQARSWNQLFGLLSDISFFNVLYETSAYAATYYWSQLEENSQMRIPYAYCTILESPENYIDRIKNLSFFLKEKNLLTEALKMFEHLVCYYEQNKDYENLPVAVGILADILYERGGMEESMQLHKDEEHIYRSVGNNYGLMRSLSRQAVIALANDDLENSLHLFRQEEQLCRELNDTYRLSYNLNKQAEILSLRHKTTLAAKLLTEAESISRGIGDMSGLSVCLGNKARIKKGSGNPEEAMTFLKEQEHLCRTLGNSKELSVCLGNQSLILTTLGDLDGAFVLLKEEESLCKNMRNEHGLSYNIGNRANILSIRGNLAEALELYKEQFSLFKKTLNKHGLSYNLGNQANIHYSLGNAEEAMSFYTEQERLCRELENEDGLSYALGNQAIILAEKGDPDKAMELHKEEERICRKFNNMEGLQRSLGNQASILYSKGHLHEALALHKEEERLCRKLGNKSELSACLGNQALVVKDLGNPDEAIGLLKEQEAICRDLGIKSGLAISLANQAEMLAQNPGRADEALPLAEEAYSITTSFGFQSLSHEIEPILRAIESRLGK
- a CDS encoding tetratricopeptide repeat protein, whose protein sequence is MFIVEESSALNGNTDFEINVSRAKDLIEKDDWGMAFKYLKAAVDADPNYAEGFNLLGIYYTRNHNYSEAIENFRQALHIDFDLIDVHYNLAFLYMDREEYSMALSHFKEVVVANPEDADTYNLMGICCAKNGNEEDAKAFFAESLRLQPDSTSAAVNISKLLIKSNEISKAKGILLYFMKKEIANYEVHYLLGIVYKGEEDYPRAMHHLREAVLEDTNNAEAYNLLGECCLKTDFDKQAESFFVMAIRLDTAYLDAYYNLGRLYYKQQKYDDAVHILEEYVRTKEATDFVDSLWSENKVGDEAVPLYNLLGNCYKVTNNPAKARKMWEKSLSIQPDQQDIKENVSGLSQTAQMHKRISLVID
- the csrA gene encoding carbon storage regulator CsrA — its product is MLILTRKLGESITIGDEIKITVLEFQGRQVKLGIIAPKDIEIHREEVYEKIQSQNRESSKVSKNELVKVAQKWRHIGEDFRFQEKFIAKREAVEDAD
- a CDS encoding zinc-dependent dehydrogenase: MRVAMYYNNNDVRIEEMPTPQIGPGELLVKIFASGICGSDVMEWYRIKKAPLVLGHEIAGEIVAIGDAVKQFKVGDRVTVAHHVPCNTCHYCLNGHHSVCDTLRTTNFYPGGFAEFLRVPQINVDRGTFILPQEMSYDEGTFVEPLACSIRGQRLSNFKPGQSLLVIGSGISGLLHIQLARALGAGKIFATDINEYRLKFAKKIGADIAINAKEDVPSIIRKDNNGRLADLAIVCTGAISATEQAFHSIERGGTILFFAPTEPGVKIPIDLWNLWRNCNSIVMSYAGPPADMAVAIELIRTGRIAVNDLITHKLPLNDAAKGFKLVADAKESVKVIIAP
- the flgK gene encoding flagellar hook-associated protein FlgK, whose product is MASSDIQIGMSGVLAAQRAMMVSAHNISNANTKGYTKQTVSLATRLPLQTTIGSIGQGVDLVKIMRQKDDYLNSRIRFVTSSLGASSIKSQQLRELETVFNELSDASISNSLTSFFKFVNDLSQDESTSSRSVLVEKAITMTESIRAIVDELGMMKEFVKQSVESKLNEVNGLAKDIVDLNKEIHSLQTTGGEPNDLLDKRETLLGEISKFLDVTTRTQKNGMIDVMIAGGVLVSGSNALTLESSVDSSGKLNITSYGSSKHKPTGGELSGLLEMYNNTLPAYDAKLDTFATALIKKFNAIHSEGVGTDGGFTTVLGTNKVTDATKALNTAGLGLPFAPSSGDIYVTVINTSTGEEVKNKITVDVANDSLTKLSADIDGITNLSSAISDGKLQITADSGYKFNFSYALDPNPQTTGITGTTTPSISGIYNGSTNDVYTFTALGAGGTIGTTSGLQVEVRDSGSNLIATLDVGEGYTPGNTLAVANGVSVSFSAGDINTGDTFDIDVINDSDETDLLAALGINTFFSGKDASDINIEKRIREDVTLIATSIGESGDNTNALRLSALQNDNSIVGNTTLSDYLHQIAAALGEEANSAYKSEEKYTALEGSLQNRREEVSGVNIDEELVTLIRFQQAYQASAKYISTVDRLINTLLNSL
- the fliW gene encoding flagellar assembly protein FliW; the encoded protein is MEQKKMETLKTEKLGELGYNKEDIIRFEDGIVGYEELKQFILVNFPDCRPFEWLVSVDNPLVALPVINPVPLFTDYDPLKKIDDVSALEMGNKEKVEIFCIVNIGDDASNVTINLKGPILVNMINNKGKQFVLTDDYYALHYPLVQKNA
- the lsrF gene encoding 3-hydroxy-5-phosphonooxypentane-2,4-dione thiolase, whose protein sequence is MGWGMKNRLSQLIKPNGRCMYLPIDHGYFQGPTTKLEKPGETIKPILEYSDALFCTRGVLRACIDPQQSKPIILRISGGTSMVGKDLANEEITTSMEEALRLNVSGVGLSVFIGSDYEKQTLLNLAKVVNEAERYGMPVMAVTAVGKELEKRDARYLALCCRICAELGAKVVKTYWCENFDKVTSGCPVPVVMAGGPKVGSDREVFEFVHDGMQKGSIGINLGRNIWQNERPVPMIKALRAIVHENASVDEADAIFNKTK
- a CDS encoding flagellar protein FlgN: MRIKENNVIDALLTELTGTLERLSVVYGELVEIAKTKHACLISCNIEELETLIYAERNKAELAQLLEEKRQRIIRRYCEKQGLKVREISMSKMMDKGEELHGNTWRTLVDRLTKSMVELQRLNEMNTALTHHSLEITEDIIDIFCPPVFKHSVYKNTGKMKEKEVSRVLVDTKI
- the flgL gene encoding flagellar hook-associated protein FlgL; amino-acid sequence: MSFRVTQASLSNTTLSNIQLNYKKMQEIQEKLSSGKQINRASDDPVSTRKLLGFKSGENELQQYLDAIKHARDKINFIFDALENIQDIMVKIQTKTVQAADGTLGDSERGIIASEIDELMETIIQFSNITDSNGRYLFSGTKTLTAPFRATRDSGGEITGVKYDGNNETIQYQIGSNTFIQVNQPGGKLFMENGIFANLINLRDELKKSDFDTDAFLSQKKNFETANNNVLTEITKFGAKVDRLAITENRVENSKIALKELISYTEDADLASLITELKNQENVLQAALQTGARIIQPSLLDFIGG